From the genome of Faecalibacterium prausnitzii:
CTCCACCACCTGGTTCCGCAAGCGCCTTGACATGAGCCGGCTGACCCAGTACAACATCTGGAATGCCCACTACAACGTCGCCAGCAGCCCCATCGCCTGCAACATGTGGCAGGGCAGCTGCACCGCCCGCATCCCCGGCTACGGTGGCCAGATCGACGTGAACATCAGCTACATGGGCTGAGTTCGGAAGACACAAAAGACCCTCCCGGAAATTTTCCGGGAGGGTCTTTCTGTTTCTGGTGTCAGTTGAACAGGTCTTTCAGCTTTTTGAAGAAGCCCTTGCGCTTTTCGTAGTTTTCTTCTTTCAGGGTGCCCTCGAATTTCTTCAGGGCGTCGCGCTGGGCCTTGTTCAGCTTCTTGGGGATCTCGACCTCGCACTTGACGTACATGTCGCCCCGGCCACGGCCGTTCAGATACTGGATGCCCTTCCCGCGCAGGCGGAAGGTGGTCCCGCTCTGGGTGCCTTCAGGGACGGTATACTCCACCTTGCCGTCAATGGACGGTACGGTGATCTCATCGCCGAGAACGGCCTGGCTGTAGGTGATGGGCACCGTGACCCAGACGTCGTAGCCATCGCGCTGGAACACCTCGCTGGGCCGCACCGTGACCATCACGATGACGTCGCCTGCGGGGCCGCCGTTGGCACCGGCATCGCCCATTCCGCGCAGTGCAAAGCTCTGATCGTCGTCGATGCCCATGGGGATGGACACCTCCAGCGTCTTCCGGGTGGCCGTCTTGCCGGAGCCGTGGCAGACCTTGCAGGGGTTCTTGACCAGCTTGCCCTTGCCGCCGCAGCGGGAGCAGGGCTGCTGGGTCTGCATCACACCAAAGGGTGTGCGCTGCTGGCGGATGACATAGCCGCGGCCGCCGCAGTCGGGGCAGGTCTCCGGGCTGGAGCCTGCCGCACAGCCGGAGCCATGGCACTCCGTGCACTCCTGCTGGCGGGTGATGGTGATGTTCTTCTTGCAGCCGTGGACGGCCTCGTCAAACGACAGGGTGATCCGGACACGGATGTCCTGGCCCTTGCGGGGGGCGTTGGGGTTGGCCTGGCGGGACGATGCACCGCCAAAGCCGCCGAACCCACCGCCGAAGATATCGCCGAAGATGTCGCCCAGATCGACGCCATCGCCGCCGAACCCGCCAAAGCCGCCTGCACCGCCGCCGTTCTGGGCTGCGTAGCTGGGGTCAACGCCTGCAAAACCATACTGGTCGTACATCTGGCGTTTCTTCGGGTCCGAAAGCACCTCGTTGGCTTCGTTGACTTCCTTGAATTTTTCCTCAGCGTCCTTGTCGCCGGGGTTGTAGTCCGGGTGGTACTTCATTGCCAGCTTGCGGTAGGCCTTTTTGATCTCCGCATCCGTGGCCGATTTGGATACCCCCAGCACTTCGTAGTAATCACGCTTTTCCTGTGCCATATCCACTCACCTCTCGTATCGTAGCAACCTCCCCCTGACAGCAGCGCGCTCCCGTTTCCCACAGCGGGAAACATCCAGCAATCTGCGCAATGCTGGCCGACCTGCCAAGGGCTCCCCGGCTGGGGAGCTGGCGAGTGTCAGCGAGACTGAGAGGTTTAACCCACAAAGGCCGCTCCGGCAAAACCGGAGCGGCTTTTGCTTATATCTCAGCGCACATCCGCCGGTTTGGCCGGACATGTGCTGCCTGTATCAAAACTTAGACTTCCTTGAAGTCTGCATCGACGACGCCGTCGTCATTGGGCTTCTGCTGGTTGGCTGCACCGGCATCGGGGCCCGGCTGTGCGCCTGCGGCCTGCTGTGCGGCAGCAGCTGCCTGATACATCTTCTCGAAGACGTGGCTCAGCGCATCCTGCTTTGCCTTGATGTCGTCGATGGAGCCGGACTGCACAGCGGTCTTCAGGTCGGCCAGCTTTGCCTCGGCCTCGCTCTTGACGTCTGCGGGCATCTTGTCGCCGTTCTCCTTCAGCATCTTCTCGGTCTGGAAGACCATCTGGTCGGCACCGTTGCGGATATCGACCTCTTCGCGCTTCTTCTTATCGTCTGCTGCGAACTGCTCTGCTTCCTTGACGGCCTTGTCGATGTCGTCCTTGGACATGTTGGTGGAAGCCGTGATGGTGATGTTCTGCTCCTTGCCGGTGCCCAGGTCCTTTGCGCTGACCTTCACGATGCCGTTTGCATCGATATCGAAGGTGACTTCGATCTGAGGCACACCACGGGGAGCCGGAGCGATGCCATCCAGGTGGAAGACACCCAGGCTCTTGTTGTCGCGTGCGAACTCACGCTCGCCCTGCAGAACGTTGATCTCGACCGAGGGCTGGTTGTCGGCAGCGGTGGAGAAGACCTGGCTCTTGTGGGTGGGGATGGTGGTGTTGCGCTCGATGATCTTGGTGCAGACGCCGCCCAGGGTCTCAATGCCCAGGCTCAGCGGGGTGACATCCAGCAGCAGCAGGCCCTTGACGTCGCCCTGCAGGACACCGCCCTGAATGGCAGCACCGACTGCCACGCACTCGTCGGGGTTGATGCCCTTGAAGGGCTCGCAGTTCAGTTCCTTCTTCACGGCGTCGTAGACGGCGGGGATACGGGTCGAACCACCGACCATCAGGACCTTCTTCAGGTCAGAAGCGCGCAGGCCTGCATCCTGCAGAGCCTTGCGGACAGGGGTCATGGTGCGGTCGACCAGATCTGCGGTCAGCTCGTTGAACTTTGCGCGGGTCAGGGTCATATCCAGATGCTTGGGGCCGGTCGCATCGGCGGTGATGAAGGGCAGGTTGATCTGGGTGCTCATTGCGCTGGACAGCTCGATCTTTGCCTTCTCAGCCGCTTCCTTCAGGCGCTGAGCAGCCATCTTGTCCTTGCGCAGGTCGATGCCGTTCTCGGTCTGGAAAGCGTCTGCCATCCAGTCGATGACGCGCTGGTCGAAGTCATCGCCGCCCAGGTGGGTATCGCCGTTGGTGGCCAGAACTTCGGTGACGCCGTCGCCCATCTCGATGATGGAGACATCGAAGGTGCCGCCGCCCAGGTCGTAGACCATGATCTTCTGGTCGTCTTCCTTATCGATGCCGTAGGCCAGAGAAGCAGCGGTCGGCTCGTTGATGATACGCTTGACGTTCAGGCCGGCAATGGTGCCTGCGTCCTTGGTGGCCTGACGCTGGCTGTCGTTGAAGTATGCGGGGACGGTGATGACTGCCTCGGTGACAGGCTCACCCAGATAAGCCTCGGCGTCTGCCTTCAGCTTCTGCAGGATCATGGCGCTGACCTGCTGGGGGGTGTACTCCTTGCCGTTCAGGGTGACTTTGTGGTCGGTGCCCATCTGGCGCTTGATGGAAGAAACGGTGTTCTCCGGGTTGGTGATGGCCTGACGCTTTGCGACCTGGCCGACCAGACGGTCGCCGGTCTTGGTGAAGCCGACAACGGACGGGGTGGTGCGGGCACCCTCAGAGTTTGCGATGACGACGGGTTCGCCGCCCTCCATAACAGCCACACAGCTGTTGGTGGTGCCAAGGTCGATACCAATGATCTTACTCATAATGAAAGCTCCTCTCAAATCAGAACGTATTTGTTTATATGATGCTCAAAGTGGATAAGCGGATGTTTATTTGAAAACCCTTGCGGGTCTTTGCGAAGTTACTCGGCCACCACAACGGTCGCATGGCGGACGATCTTGTCGCCCAGCTTGTAGCCCTTCTGGTAGACGGTGACCACCGTGCCGCTCTCCTGGCCCTCTTCGGCGGGGACCTGCTGCACGGCGTTCATGAAATTGGGGTCGAACGGCTTGCCCAGGGATTCGATCTCCTCCACATGGAGGACATCCAGTGCCTTGGCCGCCTTGTCCAGCGTCATGGTCACACCCTTTTTGTAATTCTCGTCGGTGGTGGGGGCGTTGGCCGCCATCTCCAGCGTATCCAGGATGGGGATGATCTGGTTGACCGCAAAGGAGATGCCATCGTTGAACTTCTGGTCCGCTTCGCGGGCGGTGCGCTTGCGGTAGTTGTCGTACTCGGCAGCCATCCGCAGCAGCTTTTCTTTGGTCTGGGCCGCTTCCTGCTCCGCTGCTTCCAGCTTTGCCTTTGCAGCTTCCAGGTCGCGGTTTTTCTTGAACCAGCCGTCCTTCTTCGCATCCTTGGGTTCCGCTGTCTCGGATGCGGGCGCAGCCTGTTCAGCGGCTGCTTCGGGTGCGGCCTGCTCAGCGGTCTTTGGCTCTGCGGCGGGTTCCGCCTGCGGGGTCTTCTTGGTTTCTTCGCTCATTCCAGGTCCTCCTTATAGATCACAGTCCGCCGGGGTGCGGCTGCCTGCGGGGTATCTTTTCGTTTGCCGCTCATACCCTCGCCGAGCTGGTCGGCAAAGGTGTGGAGCAGAGGCATCAGCTTTTGGAAGGGCATCCGGGTCGGCCCGATGAGTGCCACCGAGCCCCACAGCCCGCCGCCGACCAGATAACGGTCGCTGACGATGCACAGGCCGGGGATCTGCGGCTCAATGTCCTCGCCCAGCAGGATGCTCTCGCTCTGCTCTGTGGGCGGGGCGATGAGCCGGGCGGCCGCTTCCTCATCGCTCAGCAGGCTGAGGATGGAACCGACCTTGCCTTCCAGCTGGGGCCAGTCGAGCAGGTACTGCTCGCCGCCCAGATAGACGTGCGGTTTGGTGGAATCCTGCAGGATGGCCGCTGCCGCCGACACCACTGGCACCAGCTCCGGGTTGATCTGGCCGCACAGCTCTGCAAGGAGCCGGGGCGAAAGATCCATGGGAGCCACGAATGTCAGGTTCCGGTTGAGCAGGGCGGCCAGCGCCGCAGCATCCTCACGCGAGAGGCCGGTGCGCACCCGCGCCACGCGGGTCCGGACGTAGCCGGCCGTGGTCACTGCCAGCACTGCCGCCGCGCTGCGGCCTACCTGCACCACCTCATAATGGGCGATGCAGAGGTCCTCGGCACAGGGAGTGCTGATGGCTGCGGTGCAGCCGCTGATCTGAGCCAGCGCCCGTGCGGCACCCTGGGCGAGCTTTTCAGGCTCGTGGTCCAGGCTGGCGAACACGGCGTCCACCCGTGCGCGGGTCACGCGGTCCAGCGGCTGGTCATCCGTCAGCAGATTGTCCAGATAATAACGGTAGCCCTTGGCACTGGGCACACGGCCCGCGCTGGTGTGGGGCTGCTCCAGCAGGCCCAGCTTGGTCAGCGCCGCCATCTCGTTGCGCAGCGTCGCACTGGAAACTGCCATATCAAAGTAGTTTGCCAGCACACTGCTGCCCACAGGCTCCCCTTCGAGACCATACAGCGCCACGATCGCCTGCAAGACTCGCTGCTTGCGTGCATCCATCGTCATAGCGCCTGCCTCCTTCGTTTGCTTTTTGTTCTTTAGCACTCTGTCTTCCTGAGTGCTAAGACCATTATATCCAATTTTTCCGCGCTGTCAATAGGTTCGCAGAAAAGTTTTGAAAGATTCACAAATTGGTCATAAGCAAACGGCCCACGCCGAGGCGCAGGCCGTTTGCTTTTATAAGGTATTTACTCTTCCATCTGTTTTGCCAGAAACGCCGCCGCCACTGCTGCGGCCTTTTCCTGCGCGGCATCCGGCTGTGCCGCCCGGTCCTCGGTCAGAAAGCCCACGGCACCGGTCACATCCCCCGCCGCGATGATGGGGCAGACACAGAGCAGAGCGCGCTGCGCCCCCTCGCAGGGCAGGAGGGCCTTTTCCGGGTCGCCGTCGCTGGCGTAGAGCTTCCGGCTGTCCATCAGCTTTTCCAGCGGCTGGCTGACGCTGCGGTCCACAAGGTCCCGCCGCCCGGCACCGGACGCCGCCAGGATGCGGTCCCGGTCACAGACGAAGGCTGTCAGTGCGAAGCTCTTGCTCAGCGCATCCACATACTGCGTCGTCACGCTGCTCAACTCTCCCACCGGCGAATACTTCTTGAAGATGACCTCGCCGTCGCCGGTCGTGAAGATCTCCAGCGGGTCTCCCCGGCGGATGCGCTGGGTGCGGCGGATCTCCTTGGGGATGACGACCCTCCCCAGCTCATCAATGCGGCGGACGATCCCGGTTGCTTTCATAACACATTCTCCCTTTCTCGGTCCCACGTTTCCTTGGTTCCCAGATTTCGTTTCCTGTGGTTATTTTGTGGTAGAGAAAGGAGAATTATTCAAGCGCGAAGCTCTGCCTGCGGGAGCTTCCCTGTTTTTGCTTGTCCTCATACATCCGGTGGTCTGCCAGGATGCGGATGTCGCGGACGTCGGCCCGGTCGGCCGGGTAGCAGGCCGAACCGCAGCTGGTGCCAATGCAGATGGTCCGGCCGTCCAGCACATAGGGCTGCCGGATGACCGATTTGATGGTCTCGATCCGCTGGGCGCACCCGTCTGCATCGACTTCGCCGTTCACGATCAGGGCAAACTCATCGCCGCCGATGCGGAACGCAAGGTCGCTGCTCCGCACACAGCTCCGCAGCCGGTCGGCCACGGCCCGGAGCAGCTGGTCGCCCACATCGTGGCCGTAGGTGTCGTTGACCGGCTTGAACCGGTCCAGATCCAGATAGAACAGAGCAAAGGGCTGGCGCGCCTTTTCCTTCTGCTTCAGGGTGCTGTTGAAGCACCGCTCGTTGAACAGGCCGGTCAGGCCGTCGGTGTTGGCCAGCCCCTCCAGTTTCCGTCGTTCCAGCGCTTCGGTGCGGAGGGCGTTTTCTTTTTCTTCCATTTCCAGTGCCGCATCCAGCTTGACCGACCGCACCATCGCCACGGCCACGCTGCCCATCAAAAAAAGCAGCAGCAGGATGGTAGCCGTCTGGATCTTCCGCATCCCGGCATCGACGACATCGCGCTCCACGATACCCACGACGGTCAGGTCCTGAAAGCCCACCGGCTGATAGACCAGATAATAGCCCTTGCCGCCGTACCGATACCCGGTGCTGCCGCTGCCGCCGCTGCGCACGTTCTCCCGCATGGCGGCAAAGCCGTCGGCATCGACCTTGGCATTTTTCTCCAGAAAATCGAACAGGTTCGTCATCCAGGATTCGATCTCACTCTTCGGCTCCTCGGACAGCATCACGCTGCCGTCCGGGTAGATGATGTAGCAGTCGCTCTGGCCGTTGTAGGCATGGCCGCCGATCATCTCTTCCAGCGTTGCATTGTTGTAGCTGACGGCAATGCAGGTGTAGGTCACACCGGAGACCTCGACCGGCCGGATGGGCACGGTGAACACGACCCGGCGCTCGCCCGTGTCCATGATATAGCTGCTCACGCTGGAGTGGCCGGTCGCATACGTCGCTGCAAACGCGCCCCACTGTCCCTGCGCCTCTCCGCTCTCTCCGGCGGCTTTCAGATACTGGTTGGACTCGTTGAACAGGTACAGCTCACTGTACCGCCAGGTCGTTTTTTCGCGGTTGAAGTGGCGCAGACTGGCCCGGATGGCCGTTTCGTCTGCCTCCTGCAAGCTGTTGCCCCACTCGCTCAGAACGTTCCAGTTGCGCTGCGCGAACATGGTAAACGTCTTGTTCACCTGCTCGTAGGTCTCCAGCAGGTTTTGGGTGCTCTCCCGATAGAACTGGCGCTGCACATATACCAGATAGCCCACAATGTTGAAAAGGCACACCACCACCAGGAGCGCAAGCGCAGCGGCTCGCCGTCTGCTTCTCCCCATCCTATGATCCCATGACATATTCATCGTACCCCCGAATTTTTTCGAGAGAAGTTAAAATTTCTTAGCCGCATCTTTGCTGCATCGCTTCAAATCTACCAGATTCTTCCTCTTCTGTCAATGCTCTTCCATAGTTTTTCCCGTTTGAACTCTGGCCGTTTTTTCCGGTTTATGCTATACTGGGTCTGTTCTTCAGGCCCTGCGCCGCGCGGGAGGGTTCCGGCGGCTTTTTCTCTTTTCAGAAAGGATCGTTTCATGCAACAGATCGTGATCTTAGGCGGCGGTGCAGCCGGGATGGCGGCGGCACTGGCCGCAGCACAGGCGGCCCCCGCCGGGGCAGTGCGCGTCACCGTGCTGGACCGCAACCCCCGCTGCGGCAAAAAGCTGCTGGCCACCGGCAACGGCCGGTGCAACCTCAGCAACACCGGCATCGCGCCGGAGTGTTATTTCACCGCAGACCCAAAGGCGCTGGCCCCGCTGCTGAACGCCGTGAACACCGCCGCGCCGCTGGAATGGTTCCGGGCGCTGGGGCTTTACACCCGCACCGACGAAGCCGGGCGGGTCTACCCGTATTCCAATCAGGCGGCGGACGTCCTTGCCCTGCTGGAGGGCCACATGGCCCGGCTGGGGGTGGAGGTGCGCACCGGCTGCACTGTCAACACCCTGAGCCAGAACCGGAACGGCTACGCCGTCCTCTTCGACAGTACCGAGCGCAGCAACGAGACGCTCCATGCCGATGCCGTCATCTGCGCCATGGGCGGCAATGCAGGCCCGCAGTTCGGAACCGATGGCTTTGGCACCCGCTTTGCCGCCCAGTGCGGCGGAAAGCTGGAACCGCTCTACCCCTGCCTGACCGCCTTGCAGACGGCCCGGCCCAACAAAGCACTGGCCGGCATCCGGGTCAAGGCCCGCGCCGCGCTGCTCGACCTGGACCGCCACACCCTGCTGGCCGAGGAGACGGGCGAGGTGCAGTTCACCGACTACGGCCTGTCCGGCATCTGCATCATGCAGCTGTCCGGCCTGCTGGCCCCCCGGCGCGGCCCGAAGCGCCCCGCTGTGGAGCTGGACCTCTTCCCCGCGCTGGACGAGGCCGCGCTGACGGCCCTGTTCGCTGCGCGGGTGCCCCTGCTGCCGGGCCGGACGCCCGCTGATTTCTGGACGGGGCTGCTCAACCCCAAACTGGGCCGCGCCCTCTGGGCAGCGGCCCGCCTGCCGGACACACCGCTGGACACCCTGCCCGATGCCGCCTGGCAGGTGCTGGCCAACACGGCCAAGCACTGGCTCTTCGAAGACCTGACCCCCTGCGGCTGGAAACAGGCCCAGACCACCGGCGGCGGCCTGAGCCTGACCGAGCTGGAGCCCAGCTTCCAGTTCAAGGGCTGTCCGGGGCTGTACTTCGTGGGCGAAACGCTGGACTGCGCCGGGATGTGCGGCGGCTTCAACCTGCACTGGGCCTTCGGCAGCGGCATCACCGCCGGGCGGGACGCCGTGCGCACCCTGCGCCGCCCGCACAAAAAGAGATGACAAGACCCGGCCCTCTCCTGCACGTCTGCCGGAGAGGGCCGGGTCTTTTTGCGTTCTTTATTCGTTTGCGGCTTTGTCCAGCGTGGCTTCCTCTGCTTCTTCCTCCTTCTGATACTCTGCAAAGGCCGACCACATGGGTTCGACCTGCTTGCCGTGGAACTTGCGGTCCACATAGTTCCGGGTGATGGCCGCAACCGTTCCCGACAGGCTCAGCACACCGATCAGGTTCGGCAGCATCATCAGGCCGTTGAAGGTATCGGACAGGTCCCACGCGAGGTCGAGCTTCATCGTCGCACCCACCAGCACCATGGCCACGAAGACCACCTGATAGCCCATGCTGGCCTTGGTGCCGAACAGATATTCAAAGGCTTTGGTGCCGTAGTGGCTCCAGCCCAGCACCGTGGAATAGGCGAACAGCAGGATGGACACCGCGATGAACTTGGGGCCAAAACTGCCGAACACGGTGGAGAAGGCTTCGCCCACCAGCG
Proteins encoded in this window:
- the dnaJ gene encoding molecular chaperone DnaJ is translated as MAQEKRDYYEVLGVSKSATDAEIKKAYRKLAMKYHPDYNPGDKDAEEKFKEVNEANEVLSDPKKRQMYDQYGFAGVDPSYAAQNGGGAGGFGGFGGDGVDLGDIFGDIFGGGFGGFGGASSRQANPNAPRKGQDIRVRITLSFDEAVHGCKKNITITRQQECTECHGSGCAAGSSPETCPDCGGRGYVIRQQRTPFGVMQTQQPCSRCGGKGKLVKNPCKVCHGSGKTATRKTLEVSIPMGIDDDQSFALRGMGDAGANGGPAGDVIVMVTVRPSEVFQRDGYDVWVTVPITYSQAVLGDEITVPSIDGKVEYTVPEGTQSGTTFRLRGKGIQYLNGRGRGDMYVKCEVEIPKKLNKAQRDALKKFEGTLKEENYEKRKGFFKKLKDLFN
- the dnaK gene encoding molecular chaperone DnaK: MSKIIGIDLGTTNSCVAVMEGGEPVVIANSEGARTTPSVVGFTKTGDRLVGQVAKRQAITNPENTVSSIKRQMGTDHKVTLNGKEYTPQQVSAMILQKLKADAEAYLGEPVTEAVITVPAYFNDSQRQATKDAGTIAGLNVKRIINEPTAASLAYGIDKEDDQKIMVYDLGGGTFDVSIIEMGDGVTEVLATNGDTHLGGDDFDQRVIDWMADAFQTENGIDLRKDKMAAQRLKEAAEKAKIELSSAMSTQINLPFITADATGPKHLDMTLTRAKFNELTADLVDRTMTPVRKALQDAGLRASDLKKVLMVGGSTRIPAVYDAVKKELNCEPFKGINPDECVAVGAAIQGGVLQGDVKGLLLLDVTPLSLGIETLGGVCTKIIERNTTIPTHKSQVFSTAADNQPSVEINVLQGEREFARDNKSLGVFHLDGIAPAPRGVPQIEVTFDIDANGIVKVSAKDLGTGKEQNITITASTNMSKDDIDKAVKEAEQFAADDKKKREEVDIRNGADQMVFQTEKMLKENGDKMPADVKSEAEAKLADLKTAVQSGSIDDIKAKQDALSHVFEKMYQAAAAAQQAAGAQPGPDAGAANQQKPNDDGVVDADFKEV
- a CDS encoding nucleotide exchange factor GrpE, which translates into the protein MSEETKKTPQAEPAAEPKTAEQAAPEAAAEQAAPASETAEPKDAKKDGWFKKNRDLEAAKAKLEAAEQEAAQTKEKLLRMAAEYDNYRKRTAREADQKFNDGISFAVNQIIPILDTLEMAANAPTTDENYKKGVTMTLDKAAKALDVLHVEEIESLGKPFDPNFMNAVQQVPAEEGQESGTVVTVYQKGYKLGDKIVRHATVVVAE
- the hrcA gene encoding heat-inducible transcriptional repressor HrcA, with product MTMDARKQRVLQAIVALYGLEGEPVGSSVLANYFDMAVSSATLRNEMAALTKLGLLEQPHTSAGRVPSAKGYRYYLDNLLTDDQPLDRVTRARVDAVFASLDHEPEKLAQGAARALAQISGCTAAISTPCAEDLCIAHYEVVQVGRSAAAVLAVTTAGYVRTRVARVRTGLSREDAAALAALLNRNLTFVAPMDLSPRLLAELCGQINPELVPVVSAAAAILQDSTKPHVYLGGEQYLLDWPQLEGKVGSILSLLSDEEAAARLIAPPTEQSESILLGEDIEPQIPGLCIVSDRYLVGGGLWGSVALIGPTRMPFQKLMPLLHTFADQLGEGMSGKRKDTPQAAAPRRTVIYKEDLE
- a CDS encoding stage V sporulation T C-terminal domain-containing protein, which produces MKATGIVRRIDELGRVVIPKEIRRTQRIRRGDPLEIFTTGDGEVIFKKYSPVGELSSVTTQYVDALSKSFALTAFVCDRDRILAASGAGRRDLVDRSVSQPLEKLMDSRKLYASDGDPEKALLPCEGAQRALLCVCPIIAAGDVTGAVGFLTEDRAAQPDAAQEKAAAVAAAFLAKQMEE
- a CDS encoding diguanylate cyclase domain-containing protein, coding for MGRSRRRAAALALLVVVCLFNIVGYLVYVQRQFYRESTQNLLETYEQVNKTFTMFAQRNWNVLSEWGNSLQEADETAIRASLRHFNREKTTWRYSELYLFNESNQYLKAAGESGEAQGQWGAFAATYATGHSSVSSYIMDTGERRVVFTVPIRPVEVSGVTYTCIAVSYNNATLEEMIGGHAYNGQSDCYIIYPDGSVMLSEEPKSEIESWMTNLFDFLEKNAKVDADGFAAMRENVRSGGSGSTGYRYGGKGYYLVYQPVGFQDLTVVGIVERDVVDAGMRKIQTATILLLLFLMGSVAVAMVRSVKLDAALEMEEKENALRTEALERRKLEGLANTDGLTGLFNERCFNSTLKQKEKARQPFALFYLDLDRFKPVNDTYGHDVGDQLLRAVADRLRSCVRSSDLAFRIGGDEFALIVNGEVDADGCAQRIETIKSVIRQPYVLDGRTICIGTSCGSACYPADRADVRDIRILADHRMYEDKQKQGSSRRQSFALE
- a CDS encoding NAD(P)/FAD-dependent oxidoreductase yields the protein MQQIVILGGGAAGMAAALAAAQAAPAGAVRVTVLDRNPRCGKKLLATGNGRCNLSNTGIAPECYFTADPKALAPLLNAVNTAAPLEWFRALGLYTRTDEAGRVYPYSNQAADVLALLEGHMARLGVEVRTGCTVNTLSQNRNGYAVLFDSTERSNETLHADAVICAMGGNAGPQFGTDGFGTRFAAQCGGKLEPLYPCLTALQTARPNKALAGIRVKARAALLDLDRHTLLAEETGEVQFTDYGLSGICIMQLSGLLAPRRGPKRPAVELDLFPALDEAALTALFAARVPLLPGRTPADFWTGLLNPKLGRALWAAARLPDTPLDTLPDAAWQVLANTAKHWLFEDLTPCGWKQAQTTGGGLSLTELEPSFQFKGCPGLYFVGETLDCAGMCGGFNLHWAFGSGITAGRDAVRTLRRPHKKR